From a single Deinococcus radiotolerans genomic region:
- a CDS encoding TetR/AcrR family transcriptional regulator, with protein MALTSDDWLRAAYHHFADHGPDGVRVERLARTLGVSKGSFYWHHRDRQALLTALLSRWEQLSTDLIHTAEQQPCPRASVQWVLDSLLQSVPNSVRSETQFLNWSRSDPQAALVAARVEDRRVAFLTRQVRRSGLDPADAPLRAELLYAALIGLLDRVGRGSAAASLPTLSTHLLSLIPPRALTPEPA; from the coding sequence ATGGCCCTGACCTCCGACGACTGGCTGCGCGCCGCCTACCACCACTTCGCCGATCACGGCCCGGACGGCGTGCGCGTCGAACGACTGGCCCGCACGCTGGGCGTCAGCAAGGGCAGCTTCTACTGGCATCACCGCGACCGGCAGGCCCTCCTGACCGCCCTGCTCAGCCGCTGGGAGCAGCTGAGCACCGACCTGATCCACACCGCCGAGCAGCAGCCCTGCCCGCGCGCCAGCGTGCAGTGGGTGCTGGACAGCCTGCTCCAGTCCGTGCCCAACTCGGTGCGGAGCGAGACGCAGTTCCTGAACTGGAGCCGGAGCGACCCGCAGGCCGCGCTCGTGGCCGCCCGCGTCGAGGATCGCCGCGTGGCCTTCCTGACCCGGCAGGTACGCCGCAGTGGCCTGGACCCGGCCGACGCCCCCCTGCGCGCCGAACTGCTGTACGCCGCCCTGATTGGCCTCCTGGACCGCGTCGGGCGGGGCAGCGCCGCCGCCTCCCTGCCCACCCTGAGCACGCACCTGCTGTCCCTGATCCCCCCGCGCGCCCTGACCCCGGAGCCCGCGTGA
- a CDS encoding Ppx/GppA phosphatase family protein: MRVAVADVGTNSSHLLIAEAARGDAGGYRVLDALKDRTRLGECLDAAGNLTPEGEDRLASALTRFRALASGAGVAEVHVCATSALREAPNGPEVAARMLARTGVYPAIISGVREGELTYLGAAHAVELGADNVLLDLGGGSLEFARGDAARALDVLSLPLGAIRMRDAFLRSDPPSRRELGALDAAVREALEPHVGRFRVRPGTRVVLSSGTAEAAAEAILARRGEEARGVNGTRLSVEELGELLEHVRGLKGAARARVPGLERRADTVVAGLATLHAALGVLGAQEFTVSEGALREGMLIEELTRLEAYSSSISARQRSVLGMAERFGANLSHSRQVAALARELLSRLRALGVELGAEGEARSVLTAAGALHEVGQIVAQSAHHKHSAYLIRHAELRGFTPREIELVALLSRYHRKSAPKGSHPEFAALSAADQALVTRWVGILRVADGLDRSHAGAARVTGLTRRGEGWQLSVQGATPLDLEGAREKADVWTRAFGPLTLKAE; this comes from the coding sequence ATGAGGGTTGCCGTTGCGGATGTGGGCACGAATTCCAGTCACCTGCTGATCGCGGAGGCGGCGCGTGGGGACGCGGGTGGGTACCGGGTGCTGGACGCCCTGAAGGACCGCACGCGGCTGGGGGAGTGCCTGGACGCGGCGGGGAACCTGACCCCTGAGGGGGAGGACCGGCTGGCGTCGGCATTGACGCGGTTCCGGGCGCTGGCGTCGGGGGCGGGCGTGGCGGAGGTGCACGTGTGCGCGACGAGTGCGCTGCGGGAGGCGCCGAACGGGCCGGAGGTCGCGGCGCGGATGCTGGCACGGACCGGGGTGTATCCGGCGATCATCAGTGGGGTGCGGGAGGGAGAGCTGACGTACCTGGGCGCGGCGCACGCGGTGGAGCTGGGGGCGGACAACGTGCTGCTGGACCTGGGTGGGGGGAGTCTGGAGTTCGCGCGGGGGGACGCGGCGCGAGCGCTGGACGTGCTGAGCCTGCCGCTGGGCGCGATCCGGATGAGGGACGCGTTCCTGCGGTCTGATCCACCGTCCCGGCGGGAGCTGGGGGCGCTGGACGCGGCGGTACGGGAGGCGCTGGAACCGCACGTGGGGCGCTTCCGGGTACGGCCGGGCACGCGGGTGGTGCTGTCGAGCGGCACGGCGGAGGCGGCGGCCGAGGCGATCCTGGCGCGGCGGGGCGAGGAGGCGCGCGGCGTGAATGGCACGCGCCTGAGCGTCGAGGAGCTGGGTGAGCTGCTGGAGCACGTGCGGGGCTTGAAGGGGGCGGCGCGGGCGCGGGTGCCGGGCCTGGAGCGCCGGGCGGACACGGTCGTGGCGGGGCTGGCAACGCTGCACGCGGCGCTGGGCGTGCTGGGCGCGCAGGAGTTCACGGTCAGCGAGGGTGCGCTGCGTGAGGGCATGCTGATCGAGGAGCTAACGCGGCTGGAGGCGTACAGTTCGTCGATCAGTGCGCGCCAGCGCAGCGTGCTGGGCATGGCCGAGCGGTTCGGGGCGAACCTGTCGCATTCGCGGCAGGTGGCGGCCCTGGCCCGCGAGCTGCTCTCGCGCCTGCGGGCGCTAGGCGTGGAGCTGGGCGCAGAGGGCGAGGCGCGCAGCGTGCTGACGGCGGCGGGCGCGCTGCACGAGGTGGGGCAGATCGTGGCGCAGAGCGCACACCATAAGCACTCGGCGTACCTGATCCGTCACGCGGAGCTGCGGGGCTTCACGCCGCGGGAGATTGAGCTGGTGGCGCTGCTGTCGCGGTACCACCGCAAGAGTGCCCCGAAAGGCTCGCATCCGGAGTTCGCGGCGCTGAGCGCGGCGGATCAGGCGCTCGTGACGCGCTGGGTGGGCATCCTGCGGGTCGCGGACGGTCTGGACCGCTCGCATGCGGGCGCGGCGCGCGTGACTGGCCTGACCCGGCGGGGCGAGGGCTGGCAGCTGAGCGTGCAGGGCGCCACGCCACTGGACCTGGAGGGGGCGCGGGAGAAGGCGGACGTGTGGACCCGCGCGTTCGGCCCGCTGACCCTGAAGGCCGAGTAG
- the pdxY gene encoding pyridoxal kinase PdxY has protein sequence MKDAPPAAHPALSPDLTSPALPQNILSIQSWVAYGHVGNAAAVFPLQRLGFEVWAIHTVQFSNHTGYGAWTGAVFPPEQVADLIGGIEARGALGDCNAVLSGYMGSEGTVAAVVDAVRRVRVANPDALYACDPVMGDVGRGVFVRPELPDLIAAQAIPEADLVTPNQFELELLTGVTVDTLEHALEAARLLRERLRPGGPRIVVVTSLVRSGAPEQSIETLVVTDGGAWLCRTPLLPLDPPRNGTGDAIAALFLGHYLRGGDAAQALSLSMSALYALLQRTHVAGTREIQLVAAQDEFLKPARVFESQQVG, from the coding sequence ATGAAGGACGCCCCGCCCGCCGCCCACCCTGCACTGTCACCGGACCTCACCTCTCCGGCACTGCCGCAGAACATCCTGAGCATCCAGTCATGGGTGGCGTACGGCCACGTGGGAAACGCCGCCGCCGTGTTCCCGCTGCAACGCCTGGGCTTTGAGGTCTGGGCGATTCACACGGTGCAGTTCAGCAACCACACCGGGTACGGCGCGTGGACGGGCGCGGTGTTCCCGCCCGAGCAGGTCGCGGACCTGATCGGCGGGATCGAGGCGCGCGGGGCGCTGGGCGACTGCAACGCGGTCCTGAGCGGCTACATGGGCAGCGAGGGCACGGTCGCGGCGGTCGTGGACGCCGTGCGGCGTGTGCGCGTGGCGAACCCGGACGCCCTGTACGCCTGCGACCCGGTGATGGGGGACGTGGGGCGGGGCGTGTTCGTCCGACCGGAACTACCGGACCTGATTGCGGCACAGGCGATTCCGGAGGCGGACCTCGTCACGCCGAACCAGTTCGAGCTGGAACTGCTGACCGGCGTCACGGTGGACACGCTGGAGCACGCGCTGGAGGCCGCCCGGCTGTTGCGGGAGCGGCTGCGCCCGGGTGGCCCAAGGATCGTGGTGGTGACCAGTCTGGTGCGCAGCGGCGCGCCGGAGCAGAGTATTGAGACGCTGGTCGTCACGGACGGGGGCGCGTGGCTGTGCCGCACGCCCTTGCTACCGCTGGACCCGCCGCGCAACGGCACCGGGGACGCCATCGCGGCGCTGTTCCTGGGGCATTACCTGCGCGGTGGGGACGCCGCGCAGGCCCTGAGCCTGTCCATGAGCGCCCTGTACGCTCTGCTGCAGCGCACGCACGTGGCGGGCACCCGGGAGATTCAGCTGGTGGCCGCGCAGGACGAATTCCTGAAGCCCGCGCGGGTGTTCGAGTCGCAGCAGGTCGGCTGA
- a CDS encoding response regulator, which yields MTRPVEILLVEDNPADVLLTQEAFEEAHFEHRLSHARDGVEALAFLRRQDGQGSAPRPDVILMDLNMPRMTGLELLDVLKEDDELRSIPVIVLTTSRAENDIWRSYNLHANAYIPKPVSIAEFVEVIETLGNFWFHKVALPQPPRS from the coding sequence ATGACCCGACCCGTCGAAATTCTCCTCGTAGAGGACAACCCCGCCGACGTGCTGCTCACCCAGGAGGCCTTCGAGGAAGCGCACTTCGAGCACCGCCTCAGCCACGCCCGCGACGGCGTGGAAGCCCTGGCGTTCCTGCGCCGCCAGGACGGTCAGGGCAGCGCACCCCGACCCGACGTGATCCTGATGGACCTGAACATGCCGCGCATGACGGGCCTGGAACTGCTGGACGTCCTCAAGGAGGACGATGAGCTGCGCAGCATTCCCGTGATCGTCCTGACGACCAGCCGCGCCGAGAATGACATCTGGCGCAGCTACAACCTGCACGCGAACGCCTATATTCCCAAACCCGTGTCCATCGCGGAATTCGTGGAAGTCATCGAGACCCTCGGGAACTTCTGGTTTCACAAGGTGGCCCTGCCCCAACCGCCCCGCTCCTGA
- a CDS encoding DUF3995 domain-containing protein codes for MTVCSVPAALILAALSALHVYWACGGTAGLHAALPQITPRAGSGPAFQPGPGLTLLVAVALGSGAALALLAPAGGTPRLLTLAVSAAFALRVLGDFRYVGLFKRVRGTTFAHWDDRLFIPLCLTLSLLLLGAARPA; via the coding sequence GTGACGGTCTGCTCCGTTCCCGCGGCCCTGATCCTGGCGGCGCTGTCCGCCCTGCATGTGTACTGGGCCTGCGGCGGCACCGCCGGCCTGCACGCCGCGCTGCCCCAGATCACCCCACGGGCGGGCAGCGGACCGGCCTTTCAGCCCGGTCCGGGCCTCACGCTGCTGGTGGCGGTCGCGCTGGGCAGCGGCGCCGCCCTGGCCCTGCTCGCCCCGGCCGGCGGCACGCCGCGCCTGCTCACGTTGGCGGTCAGCGCCGCGTTCGCGCTGCGGGTGCTCGGGGACTTCCGGTACGTGGGCCTGTTCAAACGGGTCCGCGGCACCACCTTCGCGCACTGGGACGACCGGCTGTTCATTCCCCTGTGCCTGACCCTGAGCCTGCTCCTGCTGGGCGCCGCGCGCCCCGCCTGA